From Oxyura jamaicensis isolate SHBP4307 breed ruddy duck chromosome 4 unlocalized genomic scaffold, BPBGC_Ojam_1.0 oxy4_random_OJ91287, whole genome shotgun sequence:
aatgagaaaaatggaCAGCACATCTTTTAGCTTGCCATGTACTGCTGTACTCACACATTTGAGCAGGTCTTTGGGTTAAATTAACaacctttttcatttctttatattaGTAAAAGTTAGACATCAGCAGTGCCTCAGTTGATGATGTATATTTTCTTGTTCGGTGCAGAACAGTTTAGCTATCAATGGCATCCACAATGAATCTGAAAGAAGCCACTGGCAACCAAAGTTCCTTGGATACTTTGCTACCAGATTTCCCCAAGGGGCCGCTCTGCAAATATCGAAAGAAAGCTTCCTTCAACTGGAAGGAGATGGCAGTGTTTCTGGATGGTGAAGACATCATCCAGCTTAAGGTAAACTTAGCAAGAACAGTAAGCACGTTTTAATTTTGTACATGTACTTTCAGTAGAATCACACGTAATTTTCAAACATCAAGTATTTAATAACTGTAGTTATGgaacatgaaattatttttacacatgcaattttcagagcagaactgaatttttaagCAAACTACTTTGATGTCATCTAAGGTTTATTTCATTACTAATTGTCAATATAGTGGAGACAAGCAGATGCTACATTACAGGACTTCGTTATCCCTTCCAAACTGAGAAAGAACTATATCAATTTTCTTTATGATAGGCATTAAATCATGTATGCCATGGTTTTACAATTAATTTATACTCACCTAAGTAAATGCCTCATGgtatttctgctgttctttgacCTGATGTAAGTTCCTACTGTCTTCTGTGCTTGAATTAATGTTTATGTGGCATGTGTTGGACACTTCAGCTTACCTGGCTGAAAGCTgggcatacaaaaaaaaaaaaaaaagtgattaagtGATTAATTGCCACTCAAAAAGTGGTGTGGGAATGCATGATGTGGAAGATGTAGGAGGAGACAGAACTGCCTTTTTTGATGGTGGTGTAGATTTATGTGGATTTAAGCTAATACTGAAGGTGCACTGTAGGTATTAAAATCTTAGGAGGAGGATCAAAGATGCCTTGTTTTGTATCTAACTGATATACTTAAAAGTGtatgccaaaaaaacaaaactgagcaaaTCATATCGTTCATAGTTCATAGAGAGAGAATAACCCTAACTTTGAAAGAAGAGCATGAggaattgtcttttttttttttttcctttgtgctgcaaCATTCTcttcagagaggagaaaaggacttaaaaaaaaaaaaaaaaaaaaaaaaaaaaaaaaaaaatttttcccaaggcactttattttttttttttttctaaatcacaaaaaatatttaagaagatAGGGATATCATCAAGACAGAGATTTGAGGTGAAAAAAGTGCTGTAGCATATCATTCTCATtagaccccacctggagtactgcattcagctgtgAGGCCCCCCAGctcaagaaggacatggagtggtccagaggaaggccatgaggatgattaGAAGGTTGAAGCACCTTAGTCTGTGAGGACAGACTAAGGAAGTTAgaattgttcagcctggagagaagGCTCTAGGGAGACCTTAGAGCAGCCTTCCAATACTTCAAGGTGCCTACAAGGAGGCTGGAGAACTTTCTTACATGTTCTGTAGAGCATGTAGTGATAGCACAAGgagtaatgtttttaaactaaaaatggaTAGATGCAGattagataaaaggaagacatttttcacTATGGGGGTGAtgatgcactggaacaggctgcccagaaaagctgtggatgccccattcctgaaagtgctcaagaccaggctggaacaacctggtctggtgagaggtgtccctTCCTATGGCCAGGGGGTTGGAAgtaaatgatctttaaagtcatttccaacccaaaccattctataattctgtgtttttaacaaagaaaaataaatcttttaaaaactttaaaagatgTGCACATCTACATATTAAATGGAGtacatttctgctttcatctgGGAACAGAACAGTTGTGGTAGCCTAATGCCTTTACTGTTACAGCATATTTTTAACTGGATGCTACCCCTGGAGTTTTGCCTTTGTTCTCAGATTGAGAGCCCTTGCTCTTTAGAGTCCTGCCAGCAGCTTCATAGCAAAATAATGAAGTTGCTATAAAAAGCAAGTAACTTTTAACAAACCATTTTCTTACATTCAGAATGAATCAGTCCCACACTTGTTACTTCATGACAAAGGAGCTTTTGTAAAATTCAGCTGCATGAACTGTATATATAATGACAGACAATTTTgatataattttaattctgtgggATTTTGCCTTTATAAACTTGAATCTATCGAACTATTGTAGTTTGAGGCCTAGTATTATCCTAGAAGAACATTAACTTGTTTTGTTAATGCTTTTGTGTTAACATTCTCAtgtcatttttcccccctcaagAACAGAATCTTCTCTGCTCTAGAAAATGATCCTTTCTTCGCACGTCATCCTGGAGAAGATTTGAGCCGTGAGAAGTATCAGGAGCTGACATTCCTCCGCTGTAAAAGACTCTTTGAGTATGACTTTCTTACTCAGCAAGAGATCATAGAGAATCCattaaagatatttaatatGGTTATCTGTATAGGAATGTATGATTGGTCTCCGTGTCTCCAGTATTTCTTACATTGTGGTGTAAGTACagttcaaaaatatatttgaatttaagTATCTCATAATACCATAATTCTGTTACTTCCTGCATATTAtattaaagcaatattttttcccagtccattgttttcaaaaatcaaattcagTTTAACTGTTTGAAAGAATCACAGATCTGAGGGATAACATTAGTAGATCTTTGTCATTTAGCCCCATCTCTGTTGGAATCCTGCCTGGAGAGTAAAGGTGAAATAGTACGGGCACAGCTACAGAAAGGTATTTTGATGCCCACAGTTCCACCTTTTGTgtcctcttctgcctcttcaATGGCAGCAGTAGCCAAAAGAACTTTTACAGCTCCAGATACAAATATCAGAAACTTCCTTGCCTAATCCCCTGGTGTGCTGATTGAGGGCAGAATCCAGAAGGAGTGGAAATCAGCATAGAGATTATCACCGACATCAGTGGCTGGGCTTCTGTTCATCAGGTCTCCCCTGGATGAGTCTCAGAAAATACACTTCAGAAAGAATACTTAACATAGGTAACTTCCCACTGCCTGATCTAttggaaggtgtctctgcccatggcagggggattggaactagatgatctttaaggtccctttcacACGAGCTATGATAGGTGGTCAAATAATATTTGCTGAATTAATAAATTATCACTTATTGCAGGGAAGGTCTGGAGTTCTGTTATGTGAACATCCCTTTAGAAAAACTGAAGGTAGATTTAAAAACTATAATCTTACTGGTTCTGAAGCAGCTACCTTCAGTTCCCAATCCAATTGCTGTGAAACAAAGTagaatattctgaaaattttgctttattcaAGGAGATAGCCACATATAATAGTGGAAAGTGAGCTCACTAAGCATTTTTAGGAGTTCACAGGGAAGGCTTGAACAGGTTCAAACTGTGAAAAGTTGATCCTGTCTTGAAAATATTGCAACAATGGGCCATTTACTCTTTGGTCTCGctattcagtgttttcagacAGTATTAAATCCTCAGTAAAGGGTCCATGACAAGATCAAGTCTTGACGTACCTCCTCAAAGTATAGTCTAAGTTGTAGTTTACTGTGCAAACTACCTTTCCCTGGTCTCTTTAATGGATATCACTAttgcatatatatttgtgttttccatCATGGGATTACCAATTTCATtcattattctttgtttttacaggtATTTGCAGGTACAATTTTGAGTGCTTCAAAGAGGTTTGCAGACTTACTGGAAAAAGTTTTTAATATGGAGGTAAATGTTTTTTGAATAGTTTGTGAGAACTGGGCATTGTCAGAAACACGGCATTACCTGTACCTTTGTATTATTTCTGATCTACTTAGGTACTTCTAAATAGCAAAGTAAAAGAAGACCAAGGAGCATTCAAGCACTGAGCCTTGACTGCTCTCACTGCTAGTTGTCATGCCAGTTCCAGAATCTGTATTAGACTGTCCAAATGAACATGCAGTCAAAGTTTGCAGACTTCTCCCAAAAAGGCAATATTGATGACACTacaccaattttatttttgcccagTGTCTTTTAACAGTTGGTAGAAAATTTTGAACTCTCAGACACTTCCACATCTACATCATACACTGTGCAGCACAAGCCCTTGGCATGTAAATATTCAATAGAAATGCtataaactggaaaataataatctcttaATGCCACAGAAACACCACAGAGATTCCAAAGGAGACCCAGGACAAAGTGCTCTGTACAGTAAGCGCAGCCTACCTGATACAGAAAGAGCGAATTCTGAACAGTTTCTCCTGCTCAGCATTCATTCATTGCCTGACCCTCATTGATTATGCAAGATAAATACTCCTGAGTGCACTCAAACTAAGCATCGTGCTTCTTTTGTATCtctttatcatttttatcttgtttctttGTCAACCGTTCACCTTCTTGCTTATCAaatctcctgatttttttttatttttttttttatgtctcagTAATAGACACAGCAATATACTgctacattttttgttttcacttgtttttcaaAGGTTTAGTACCTAAGAGTACATACTACAGGCCAAACCAGTCCAGGGTAAAAGGGTGCAATCTGCACATTTCGGTGTGACCTCAAACAGCTGGTTTTCCCAAATACTGATGGAGAATCAAGAGTATGCATATATTCATATGATTCACCTATTTTCATCACAAAAGAGTTCTCTCAGCCCAGACAGCTGAAAATTACCAGTCGGTGGATGTAACAATCTGTACCTGTCTGAATAAATCAGTcatcagcaaaggaaaaaaaatattttactctaCTGCAGGTAGACTTTGTAGCCTTAGGATTATATCTGATTGGTTTCCTTGCAATTGCAAGTTACTATCCAAGAGGTGAATTTGTAATCATTTTCAACTCTTAGGGTTTAAATTACTCTAATAAACAGTTCTTGAATTGTTCTTTATATctctttatttagatttttggGTGTTTTGCTCTGACTGAACTCAGCCATGGAACTAATACCAAAGGCATACGGACCACTGCCACATTTGATCGTAGTGCTCAGGTTAGTCCTTAATGCACAGGAATAATACTTAACACTGTTTAATCTCAGGTTAGATTTCTTTACATCTTTTACATTcgttttttcttcttacatccAGAAAACACAGTACTTGGAATCTAAAAATCTGAATGTCTACATTTTGGGATACATGTATTATAGAGAATGATGCTACCCATGGTCCCACAGTTGTCCAAACTGGGAAATGTGCTTTCACACTGCTCGCCAGCCTTCCTTTCCATATAAAACTGCTCAAGAAGGAGGTGATCTCTGCACTGGTTTCAGCCCATAGAGGACTCAGCTCACCTTAACCCAAGATCTAGAATACTGCTTCAAAGTCCATcactttgctttactttttaactGCTTTAATGGACAATTTAAAGGCTGAAATTTAGGCCTTACAGTCCAGTCattaacttttttcctttaaagttttCCTAGCCACATGAATTCTCTCCAGAGTTGAACACTGTAAGAGAGATTTCAGCTGTTGGATCACAGTACAGAATGAAATACTGGCACTTAAtggatgttttcaaaacattgtCATGTCcatgaaaaagaattaaatagcttttatcattttaataatttttttccttttttgctggCTACAGGAATTTATCATCAATACACCAGACTTTGAAGCTGCAAAGTTCTGGGTTGGTAATATGGGGAAACATGCCACCCATGCAGTTGTGTATGCCCAACTCTATACTCCTGATGGACAATGCCAAGGATTACATTCCTTTATTGTACAGGTAGGATAAGAATATTGCTaatcttttgtctttctgtgaGGGTGAGGGATCttaaattaaagattttctGTTAATACTGTTTCTGATGTCTGACCACTATTTTAATTATTGCCTTCAACTTTTATAGCAATtgtaaaaagtgttttttatctttaagTGTTCACTGTATTTTTGTGGTATTTCTACAGCCAATTTTATGTCAgttttctgcagctggaaaatgcagaagagctAAGAAGTCTAAAGATTATCACAATACCAATACAATTAGAAACAAACTATGCTGTATGAAGTCATGAAAGTCTTGGATGAGACTTAAGGTGAAAAGTAGTACATAATAAAATAGACTGCAGAATAAACAGAATTTACTACAAAATCATGGAATATCTCAAAGCTGATTGTTACATTGAAGTTAGGTTGATTCCTGCTGTCTGTGAGCACCCAAAGGAGGTTTCAGTGCTAGTTTGATCTGTGTTAAGGCTTATTTAACAAAGTATTGTTATTAGCTTAAGTAATTTCCATTATGGGACCTATGTCCTGAATTAAAGGATATGTAAGTAAGAATTATATCCAGAATTATGTGCTTGAAAATCAGAGAGCTTTCTTTAGTATTAATGTCAGAATACAGATTGGGAATGTTTTCACTGTTTGAGGAGTTCAACCAAGATCTTTAATTGTCCCACAACTGAACTAatgtttccttcctcttctaTGCAGATTCGAGATACAAAAACTCTCCTACCTATGCCAGGTGTGATGGTAGGTGACATAGGAATGAAACTTggacagaatggtttggataATGGGTAAGTCCATCTGCTTGAACGAGGAAACATTCTACATTATGTCATGCAAATATCCTGTGTCAGTTCTGCCTGTTCTTCTGAGGTGGTGAAAGAGATGAGGTAGCTAATAGCTTTAATTTGTTGTTacttaataataacaataaaaataaatacatttttaaaaatagcaattttgAAGAATCCtggatttcagtattttcaattcCTGCaactttctgcctttctgtttcACTCACTTTTTAGAATATGATAACTGTGGATGTTACCAAGTGGTCTTACAGTCAGACTCTGCAACAgtaatactggaaaaaaaaaaaaaaaaaaaaagttactagcTAAAGCATGTCAGTCTATAAATCCACATGGATGTAAGCTCTCAGTTATTTTGCATGTTGATTTCCAGCCCACAGCAGGGCTAGTGGAGGACCACAGACAAGGCTTATTGTTAGTAAAGACGTAAGATTGCTGTGACCAAGTAGGTCTGGATCTCAGACACAGGTCACAGACTCATTATCTGTCTTG
This genomic window contains:
- the LOC118157243 gene encoding peroxisomal acyl-coenzyme A oxidase 3-like; translated protein: MASTMNLKEATGNQSSLDTLLPDFPKGPLCKYRKKASFNWKEMAVFLDGEDIIQLKNRIFSALENDPFFARHPGEDLSREKYQELTFLRCKRLFEYDFLTQQEIIENPLKIFNMVICIGMYDWSPCLQYFLHCGVFAGTILSASKRFADLLEKVFNMEIFGCFALTELSHGTNTKGIRTTATFDRSAQEFIINTPDFEAAKFWVGNMGKHATHAVVYAQLYTPDGQCQGLHSFIVQIRDTKTLLPMPGVMVGDIGMKLGQNGLDNGFAMFHNVRIPKENILNIAGDVTAEGKYSSSFKDVKERFSASLGSLSIGRILITAVSVTNLKLALSIAIRFSATRHQFGPTDEEEIPVLEYQTQVKTLDFASIDFYVMKLRFKPTANQKSYTEVSEIKVVFLI